From Methanocella paludicola SANAE, a single genomic window includes:
- a CDS encoding Lrp/AsnC family transcriptional regulator translates to MDSIDNTIIDKLSKDSRTHCTEIASELGVATSTVHKRVNQMYSEGVIEQFTVILDPKKTGMPLTTFIGINVDENYKAEIVTKLKSLKNVLEVYEILQPYDIFVKVRTSDMSELKDSVLRVLDNTDGVISSSSIITTIRHKEKTCILGDQ, encoded by the coding sequence ATGGATAGCATAGATAACACAATCATCGATAAGCTTTCCAAGGATAGTCGTACCCATTGCACGGAGATAGCCAGCGAGCTGGGCGTTGCGACATCCACCGTGCATAAGCGTGTGAACCAGATGTATAGTGAAGGCGTGATCGAGCAGTTCACGGTTATCCTGGATCCCAAGAAGACTGGTATGCCTCTGACCACCTTCATAGGCATCAACGTGGACGAGAACTACAAGGCGGAGATCGTTACCAAGCTCAAGTCGCTGAAGAACGTGCTGGAGGTCTACGAGATACTCCAGCCCTACGATATCTTCGTCAAGGTGCGGACGAGCGACATGAGCGAGCTGAAGGATTCCGTCCTCAGGGTGCTGGACAATACGGACGGCGTGATCAGCTCCAGCAGCATCATAACCACTATCAGGCATAAGGAGAAGACGTGCATACTGGGTGATCAATGA
- a CDS encoding DUF7521 family protein: MMLTVSIVEAVAAFLMYILGGALVLFIYESYTRTKQKNLMYMALGFFLIIFGSNLNTLIVMLPTMIGGSIPIDDSISRTASLLIQLSGILTLLYSALNPYAS; this comes from the coding sequence ATGATGTTGACGGTGTCCATCGTAGAGGCCGTCGCCGCGTTCCTCATGTACATACTGGGGGGAGCGCTCGTACTATTCATCTACGAATCCTACACCCGGACAAAGCAGAAAAATCTCATGTACATGGCATTAGGGTTCTTTCTCATCATCTTCGGGAGCAACCTGAACACGCTGATCGTGATGCTGCCTACCATGATCGGGGGCTCTATCCCCATCGATGACAGCATCTCCCGGACGGCATCCCTGCTGATACAGCTCAGCGGCATCCTGACCCTGCTGTACTCGGCGCTGAACCCGTATGCATCGTAA
- a CDS encoding CPBP family intramembrane glutamic endopeptidase gives MRRGLKLLAVFLFYLLNAWLVVSFSSLAGILTYPLIIILSVFFIAVFELQVPWKGFAEGAIFAAVPMGLVLAVLLLSGAITPGPIREDFSYYLLLGVFVQLLVSFGEELGFRAAIFQGLFDELGLWPAALLSAAGFAALHLPSMGIVGLGRQSDLIALGTIFLAGIVLALLYRYGGLLNAIAFHFVWNFIEYNLFELGPLEGAILVSKPGPDIITGGAFGPEASVVTLAVTALLIVAVWLYYNKVRKPANSLSAP, from the coding sequence ATGAGGCGCGGCCTCAAGCTGCTCGCCGTTTTTCTGTTTTATCTTTTGAACGCCTGGCTCGTGGTGTCTTTTTCGTCGTTGGCCGGCATACTGACGTATCCGCTGATCATTATCCTGTCGGTCTTCTTTATCGCGGTCTTCGAGCTTCAAGTTCCCTGGAAAGGTTTCGCGGAAGGGGCGATCTTCGCGGCTGTTCCCATGGGCCTGGTACTCGCCGTGCTCCTGCTTTCTGGCGCCATCACTCCCGGCCCCATCCGGGAGGATTTTTCGTACTACCTACTACTGGGCGTATTCGTGCAGCTTCTGGTCAGTTTCGGCGAAGAGCTGGGTTTCAGGGCCGCCATTTTCCAGGGCCTCTTCGACGAGCTCGGCCTCTGGCCTGCGGCGCTCCTTTCGGCGGCGGGATTCGCCGCGTTGCACCTGCCTTCTATGGGCATCGTAGGCCTGGGCAGGCAGTCGGACCTGATCGCGCTGGGCACCATCTTCCTGGCGGGGATCGTGCTGGCCCTGCTCTACCGTTATGGAGGCCTGCTCAACGCCATCGCGTTCCACTTCGTCTGGAATTTCATCGAGTATAACCTGTTCGAGCTGGGGCCGCTGGAGGGGGCTATTCTTGTGTCTAAGCCCGGACCCGACATCATCACGGGCGGCGCCTTCGGCCCGGAGGCCTCCGTCGTCACGCTGGCCGTGACCGCCCTGCTTATCGTCGCCGTATGGCTGTACTACAATAAGGTGCGGAAGCCCGCTAATTCCTTGTCTGCGCCTTAA
- the tatA gene encoding twin-arginine translocase TatA/TatE family subunit, whose protein sequence is MVLGLGPTEILLIFVVIVLLFGATKLPELARSMGQSMGEFKVGQIEAEKKYENMKSQVNPPAQNADDIALTRAQRMAKNLNIDIKGKSDEQLLAEIEKKLAEQEVGAKK, encoded by the coding sequence ATGGTATTAGGTTTAGGCCCGACAGAGATCTTACTCATATTCGTCGTAATTGTCTTATTATTCGGAGCCACGAAGCTCCCCGAGCTTGCGCGCTCCATGGGCCAGTCCATGGGCGAGTTCAAGGTGGGCCAGATAGAGGCCGAGAAGAAGTACGAGAACATGAAGAGCCAGGTGAACCCTCCGGCCCAGAACGCAGACGATATCGCTTTGACCCGCGCCCAGAGGATGGCGAAGAACCTGAATATCGACATAAAGGGCAAGTCTGACGAGCAGCTTCTCGCGGAGATCGAGAAGAAGCTGGCCGAGCAGGAAGTTGGCGCTAAGAAGTAA
- a CDS encoding peroxiredoxin: protein MVNKGNGQQAHGLKINERLPALEADAYYKNNITRINLSDYQGKWLVFIFYPADFTFVCPTELEEMASLYKNFTEQGAEVFSVSRDTPYVHKAWHDSDPRINKVEYPMLSDTTGELCKAFGTYNESNGLSQRASFIFDPDGNLKAMEIHDDGFGRNTRELLRELEALKFVRENKGKVCPAGWKPGDEAIQP, encoded by the coding sequence ATGGTCAATAAGGGGAATGGACAGCAAGCTCATGGGCTGAAGATCAATGAACGATTACCTGCTCTTGAAGCCGATGCTTATTATAAGAACAACATTACCAGGATTAATCTAAGTGATTACCAGGGCAAATGGCTGGTCTTTATTTTCTATCCGGCGGACTTCACCTTCGTCTGCCCCACCGAGCTCGAGGAGATGGCTTCCCTTTACAAGAACTTCACCGAACAGGGCGCCGAAGTTTTCAGCGTCAGCCGTGACACGCCATATGTCCACAAGGCATGGCACGACTCCGATCCCAGGATAAATAAGGTCGAGTATCCCATGCTTAGCGATACCACTGGCGAACTGTGCAAGGCATTTGGCACTTACAATGAAAGCAATGGCCTTTCGCAGCGCGCTAGCTTCATCTTCGACCCGGACGGCAACTTGAAGGCGATGGAGATCCATGACGATGGCTTCGGCCGAAATACAAGGGAATTACTTCGTGAACTTGAGGCTTTGAAGTTCGTCCGTGAGAACAAGGGCAAGGTCTGCCCTGCAGGCTGGAAACCTGGCGACGAGGCCATCCAGCCTTAA
- a CDS encoding class I SAM-dependent methyltransferase, with product MVSVKKPYYGNWVSKRLVLMPVLIGLALLVIALLFPMLVLLAIVFLLIAAYFAYARRMFSARGGNVQNKIYDLVLANLAWNGQGKLLDIGCGSAALTIKLAKKYPNARLTGVDFWGHNWSYSKKICEKNAAAEGVSDRVTFQKASAMKLPFEDETFDAVVSNLTFHEVRDAKDKKELIREALRVLKKGGKFTFQDLFLVKKAYGTPEELVKTIKGWGISEVKFVDTHKESFIPRALRMPFMVGPIGIITGKK from the coding sequence ATGGTATCGGTCAAGAAGCCGTACTATGGTAACTGGGTCTCCAAGAGGCTGGTCCTCATGCCCGTTCTGATCGGCCTGGCCTTACTGGTAATAGCGTTATTGTTCCCGATGCTCGTCCTCCTGGCAATCGTTTTTCTTCTCATCGCCGCCTATTTCGCTTATGCCAGGCGGATGTTCTCGGCCCGGGGGGGCAACGTTCAGAATAAGATCTATGACCTGGTGCTGGCTAACCTTGCCTGGAACGGGCAGGGAAAATTGCTCGACATAGGCTGCGGCAGCGCCGCGCTCACCATCAAGCTGGCTAAGAAATACCCCAATGCCCGCCTTACCGGCGTTGATTTTTGGGGCCATAACTGGTCATATTCTAAAAAGATCTGCGAGAAAAATGCGGCCGCCGAAGGCGTTAGTGATAGGGTCACCTTCCAGAAGGCCAGCGCCATGAAACTGCCTTTCGAGGACGAGACGTTCGATGCCGTCGTCAGTAATTTAACGTTCCATGAAGTCCGCGATGCAAAAGATAAGAAAGAGCTGATCCGTGAGGCGCTTCGCGTCTTGAAGAAGGGCGGGAAGTTCACGTTCCAGGATCTGTTCCTGGTAAAGAAGGCCTATGGCACGCCCGAGGAGCTTGTTAAGACGATAAAGGGCTGGGGTATCAGCGAGGTCAAGTTCGTCGACACCCATAAAGAGTCGTTCATTCCAAGGGCGCTCAGGATGCCGTTCATGGTGGGACCCATAGGCATCATCACCGGGAAAAAGTAA
- a CDS encoding alpha/beta fold hydrolase has translation MSVPGKAENVRKYGKPPFSVAVIHGGPGATGGMAPVARELSVRRGVLEPLQTASSIDGQVAELHDVLLENAALPVTLIGHSWGAWLSLIFASTYPQHVKKLILIGCGPLKEEYASQIMETRLSRLSDEEKDTLYSLAEALNDSHILDKSIAFAEFGKLMSKADSYALLPGDGPDLMMRADINARVWGEAEVLRRSGELLRIADRIRCPVVAIHGDRDPHPAVGVKKPLMGTIKDFRFILLEKCGHEPWRERFARGLFFEILERELA, from the coding sequence ATGTCGGTGCCGGGTAAAGCTGAAAACGTACGGAAATACGGGAAACCGCCATTTAGCGTAGCCGTCATTCATGGCGGCCCCGGTGCTACGGGCGGGATGGCTCCTGTTGCCAGGGAATTATCCGTACGCAGAGGCGTCCTGGAGCCACTGCAGACCGCCTCGTCCATCGACGGCCAGGTCGCTGAATTGCATGATGTGCTGCTCGAGAATGCGGCCCTTCCCGTTACGCTGATCGGCCATTCGTGGGGTGCCTGGCTTAGCCTTATTTTCGCTTCCACATACCCGCAGCACGTGAAAAAGCTGATATTGATAGGATGCGGACCCCTAAAAGAAGAATACGCCTCGCAGATCATGGAGACAAGGCTGAGCCGCCTGAGCGATGAGGAAAAAGATACGTTATATTCGCTGGCTGAAGCATTGAACGATTCCCATATTTTGGATAAGAGCATTGCTTTCGCCGAGTTCGGTAAGCTGATGTCAAAGGCCGATTCCTATGCTCTGCTTCCGGGCGACGGGCCAGATCTGATGATGAGGGCGGACATCAACGCCCGCGTCTGGGGAGAGGCCGAGGTGCTCAGGAGAAGCGGAGAGCTATTGCGAATTGCCGACCGTATCAGATGCCCTGTGGTAGCGATCCATGGCGATCGCGACCCGCATCCCGCAGTAGGGGTAAAAAAGCCCCTGATGGGGACAATAAAGGATTTCCGGTTCATCCTGCTGGAGAAATGCGGCCACGAGCCCTGGCGGGAGCGCTTTGCCCGGGGCCTGTTTTTCGAGATACTGGAACGCGAGCTAGCGTGA
- a CDS encoding HIT family protein, whose amino-acid sequence MKHEDICAVDIEGLLPLLSKSVAERSDSLKLPYKVNTDPECNFCKKNKQIYLTDHEYEHPEPTFIKRLPASVAALSYEQDYPGRSVVILRDHETSLTYMLEHKFLLFMAFMEDVSAVSEAIYETLDPVKINYMILMNQNDHFHMHLIPRYTNEGDKMHTPPVFRGTPGLVPGFDYRSLALKIRHHLPTKKSEFSVCIEELINSGLPEK is encoded by the coding sequence ATGAAACATGAGGATATTTGCGCCGTAGATATCGAGGGCCTTCTGCCCCTGCTGTCGAAGTCCGTGGCCGAGCGCAGCGATTCCCTGAAGCTGCCATATAAGGTGAACACGGACCCCGAGTGTAACTTTTGTAAAAAGAATAAGCAGATCTACCTCACGGACCACGAGTACGAGCACCCGGAGCCGACGTTCATCAAGCGCCTTCCGGCCAGCGTCGCCGCCCTGAGCTATGAGCAGGACTACCCGGGGCGCTCGGTCGTCATCCTGAGGGACCACGAGACCAGCCTTACGTACATGCTGGAGCATAAGTTCTTATTATTCATGGCCTTCATGGAGGACGTTTCAGCGGTGTCCGAGGCCATATATGAGACTCTCGATCCCGTGAAGATCAACTACATGATATTGATGAACCAGAACGACCACTTTCATATGCACCTGATCCCCCGCTATACAAACGAGGGCGACAAGATGCATACGCCGCCCGTGTTCCGGGGCACGCCTGGTCTGGTGCCGGGTTTCGATTATCGCTCGCTGGCGCTGAAGATCCGGCATCACCTGCCCACGAAGAAGTCGGAGTTCAGTGTGTGTATCGAGGAATTGATTAACTCTGGGCTGCCGGAAAAATAA
- a CDS encoding ABC transporter ATP-binding protein, whose amino-acid sequence MIKLTGVTKSYKDFEAVKDLSLEVRDGEILGIIGHNGAGKSTTLKMMVGLISPTSGTVEVMGRDMARDGTYVKRFLGYLPEESPLYENMTVNEYLRFFSELYDMPPAKAKERIDLLLDSLKLPERNKLTGELSKGMKRKVAIARALLHDPKLLVLDEPSSGLDPLTSFFIVDYMRRLRNEGKTIVLSAHNLFHVEYVCDRVAIMKNGRLVVCDTMENIRKDLGKREYEVKFMSDQRLDYDKKDGNYIYRTADVGEIASLLRNISENNWALVDMSMKESALEDIYVKLMAE is encoded by the coding sequence ATGATTAAGCTGACGGGCGTTACCAAGTCATATAAAGACTTCGAGGCCGTTAAGGACCTGAGCCTTGAGGTGCGTGACGGCGAGATCCTGGGCATCATCGGCCACAACGGCGCCGGCAAGAGCACCACGCTAAAGATGATGGTCGGCCTCATCAGCCCGACGTCCGGAACCGTCGAGGTCATGGGCCGGGACATGGCCAGGGACGGCACCTACGTGAAGCGTTTTTTGGGCTATTTGCCCGAAGAGAGCCCGCTATACGAGAACATGACCGTGAACGAGTACCTGCGATTTTTCTCCGAGCTGTACGACATGCCCCCGGCGAAGGCGAAGGAGCGCATTGATCTATTGCTGGACTCGCTGAAGCTTCCCGAGCGGAATAAGCTGACCGGCGAGCTTTCTAAGGGTATGAAGCGTAAGGTCGCTATCGCCCGTGCCCTGCTTCACGACCCTAAGCTGCTCGTGCTCGACGAGCCCAGCTCGGGCCTGGACCCGCTGACGTCTTTCTTCATCGTGGACTATATGCGCCGCCTTAGAAACGAGGGCAAGACTATCGTCTTGAGCGCCCACAACCTGTTCCACGTCGAATATGTTTGTGACAGGGTGGCCATCATGAAGAACGGCCGGCTTGTGGTCTGCGACACGATGGAAAATATCCGGAAGGACCTGGGTAAGCGGGAGTACGAGGTGAAGTTCATGAGCGACCAGCGTCTTGATTATGATAAGAAGGACGGGAACTATATCTACAGGACGGCCGATGTGGGCGAGATCGCCTCCCTGCTCAGGAACATTTCCGAGAATAACTGGGCTTTAGTCGACATGTCGATGAAGGAGTCGGCACTGGAAGATATTTATGTGAAGCTCATGGCGGAGTAA
- a CDS encoding ABC transporter permease, whose amino-acid sequence MSKILQVAKRELGRFRTRFSGRSQPVVLALIVISLIVSYFVAQQGLVIGKGIYTIGISPDGPAIGDMRFNVLSLDREAGQKMLRDGSIDLYMDGETALTRSDDRSQYAAGALRQYLENAETTLLIEQYDINRSFPLRVEVGYLYATATPAPTPTGVASIAPTAAPSNDTGAAVKAQIEELKNGGSTRFKAEFVSENEVLIPSLMTSSVPLAQVVLAFLYIVPVLFMGIFFNSSFMEEKTNRKLNVLMSAPLAPLDIIAGKMLPYISFSLALVIVITLALAGDLLLALAIFLPIILFIFAIYLMVALVYRTFKDQTFFSMAAMTFVIGYLVLPALFTGINDVSYISPLTLAVQMYRGESFSMAQYALSTAPMYLVFGVAMFVGVRIFNEEYLLGFGPLYRKLADAIYLAIDQNHLYVSIGFISLLMIPAVFMVQMIIAILSLMIPVSLPTMVYMAILLVLCVIVEEVAKSVGIATLLENKKVSSTKTLLILAACSAVGFFIGEKVLLYLSLSVVSNIMLLEAIGSAGLLIIPLIAHFIFTSIVCLLTQKMGTKYYPLAIMAGSLVHFLYNFFILAQEMGMV is encoded by the coding sequence ATGAGCAAGATCCTGCAGGTGGCGAAGAGGGAATTAGGAAGGTTTCGGACCCGGTTCAGCGGGCGCTCTCAGCCGGTCGTGCTGGCGCTGATCGTGATCTCGCTTATCGTCTCCTATTTTGTCGCCCAGCAGGGCCTCGTCATCGGCAAGGGCATTTATACTATAGGTATTTCGCCTGACGGGCCGGCCATCGGCGACATGAGGTTCAATGTACTTAGCCTCGACCGAGAGGCCGGGCAGAAGATGCTCAGGGACGGCTCCATCGACCTGTACATGGACGGCGAGACGGCGCTCACGCGGAGCGACGACCGCTCGCAGTACGCGGCCGGGGCCCTCAGGCAATACCTGGAAAATGCCGAGACGACGCTGCTCATCGAGCAATACGACATCAACCGGTCGTTCCCGCTGCGCGTCGAGGTCGGCTACCTCTACGCGACGGCGACACCGGCGCCCACGCCGACAGGCGTGGCCAGCATAGCACCGACGGCCGCGCCGTCGAACGACACCGGCGCCGCGGTCAAAGCGCAGATCGAGGAGCTGAAGAACGGCGGCAGCACCAGATTCAAGGCAGAGTTCGTATCCGAGAACGAGGTCCTCATTCCGTCGCTGATGACCTCATCCGTGCCCCTGGCGCAGGTCGTGCTCGCATTCCTCTACATCGTGCCCGTCCTGTTCATGGGCATCTTCTTCAACAGCAGCTTCATGGAGGAAAAGACCAATCGCAAGCTTAATGTCCTGATGTCGGCGCCGCTGGCTCCGCTGGACATCATCGCGGGCAAGATGCTCCCGTACATCTCCTTCTCGCTGGCCCTCGTCATCGTGATCACTCTGGCGCTGGCCGGGGACCTGCTCCTGGCCCTGGCCATATTCCTCCCGATAATCCTGTTCATCTTCGCGATATACCTCATGGTGGCCCTCGTCTACCGGACATTCAAGGACCAGACGTTCTTCTCCATGGCCGCCATGACGTTCGTCATCGGGTACCTGGTGCTCCCCGCCCTGTTCACCGGCATCAACGACGTGAGCTACATCTCGCCCCTCACGCTGGCCGTCCAGATGTACCGGGGCGAGAGCTTCAGCATGGCGCAGTACGCCCTCTCGACGGCGCCCATGTACCTGGTCTTCGGGGTGGCGATGTTCGTGGGCGTGCGCATCTTCAACGAGGAATATCTGCTCGGCTTCGGGCCGCTCTACCGGAAGCTGGCGGACGCCATCTACCTGGCCATAGACCAGAACCACCTTTACGTCTCCATCGGCTTCATCAGCCTGCTCATGATCCCCGCCGTCTTCATGGTGCAGATGATCATCGCCATCCTCTCGCTGATGATCCCCGTGAGCCTGCCGACGATGGTGTACATGGCCATCCTGCTGGTCTTATGCGTCATCGTGGAGGAGGTCGCCAAATCCGTGGGCATCGCCACCCTCCTGGAGAACAAGAAAGTAAGCTCCACTAAAACGCTCCTGATCCTGGCAGCCTGCTCGGCCGTAGGTTTCTTCATCGGAGAGAAAGTGCTGCTATACCTGTCTTTAAGCGTAGTCTCGAACATCATGCTCCTGGAGGCTATCGGGAGCGCGGGCCTGCTCATCATACCGCTCATCGCGCACTTCATATTCACGTCCATCGTGTGCCTGCTCACCCAAAAGATGGGCACCAAATACTACCCACTGGCCATAATGGCAGGCTCGCTCGTCCACTTCCTCTACAACTTCTTCATCCTGGCGCAGGAAATGGGGATGGTATGA
- a CDS encoding ABC transporter permease, translating into MMGGFYAIMNKELVSVMKEKTIVLAILIQLLIAAFSSVILVGLMSFYDPNSIAENTNIHFSVGVSGDSDGVFSSYLRDSNFVVSAYATEEEAKEAMRSGIIDAVIAIPASEGVVDMQLYMPQSDTSATVFTMLIKEPLKKYENYLREKNGIHVMYTGMSGRQSTTFEFLYSFIVPLLMLFPAFIAGSMIIDSISEEVENKTLDTLLSAPVSLNAVLFGKVAATLFLAAVQCVLWLVLLSLNRLYVQSPLEVLLLALIITAFVTFGSGIISLYFKDRERSQFAYSMLLLAAAGASLFFDPSPLSLMARLAMGDLHVGLSDVAIFVVPLIVLIGAFTLASRRLIAMKA; encoded by the coding sequence ATGATGGGCGGGTTCTACGCCATCATGAACAAGGAGCTCGTCTCGGTCATGAAGGAGAAGACCATAGTCCTGGCCATCCTCATTCAGCTCCTCATAGCGGCCTTCTCGTCCGTCATCCTGGTTGGCCTGATGTCCTTCTACGACCCGAACTCTATCGCCGAGAACACGAACATCCACTTTAGCGTGGGCGTGTCAGGCGACTCTGACGGGGTTTTCTCGTCCTATCTCAGGGATTCTAATTTTGTCGTCTCCGCGTATGCCACGGAAGAGGAGGCGAAGGAGGCGATGAGGTCGGGCATCATCGATGCCGTGATCGCCATTCCCGCAAGCGAAGGGGTCGTGGACATGCAGCTCTACATGCCCCAGTCAGACACCAGCGCCACAGTGTTCACGATGCTCATTAAGGAGCCCCTGAAAAAGTACGAGAACTACCTCAGGGAGAAGAACGGCATACACGTGATGTATACGGGGATGAGCGGCAGGCAGAGCACCACCTTCGAGTTCCTGTACTCGTTCATCGTGCCCCTGCTCATGCTCTTCCCCGCCTTCATCGCGGGCAGCATGATCATCGACTCCATCTCCGAGGAGGTGGAGAACAAGACGCTGGACACGCTCCTTTCGGCTCCGGTATCGCTGAACGCCGTGCTCTTCGGAAAGGTCGCCGCCACGCTGTTCCTGGCCGCCGTACAGTGCGTGCTCTGGCTGGTGCTTCTGTCGCTGAACCGGCTCTACGTCCAGAGCCCGCTGGAAGTGCTATTGCTGGCGCTCATCATAACGGCTTTCGTCACTTTCGGCTCGGGCATCATCTCGCTCTACTTCAAGGACCGCGAGCGGTCCCAGTTCGCCTACTCCATGCTGCTCCTGGCCGCGGCCGGGGCCAGCCTGTTCTTCGATCCTTCCCCGCTAAGTCTCATGGCCCGGCTGGCCATGGGCGACCTGCATGTGGGCCTGTCGGACGTAGCGATATTCGTCGTGCCCCTCATCGTGCTCATCGGCGCCTTTACGCTGGCCTCCCGCAGGCTCATAGCGATGAAGGCTTAA